One Thalassospira marina DNA window includes the following coding sequences:
- a CDS encoding acetoin utilization protein AcuC, with amino-acid sequence MLHAPRMIAAEIYRGSSYGPKHPLGIPRVSLVVDMVHALGWVDATNYIVGPLATPAQLARFHAPDYIAAVMQAERDQSLPEDMMMRYKLGKNGNPIYPEIFRRPATSAGSSILAAALLKDGGIIHHPAGGTHHGRAAEASGFCYFNDPVLGILTLLDGGLDRVLYVDIDAHHGDGVQLAFADDDRVLTVSVHQQDLWPKTGAVTDIAGGMARNLPVPAGMNDDEMRFVLHEYLLPLARDFNPQAVVMQCGCDALAEDPQSRQMLGNTSVWEVVREFMDIAPRLMVLGGGGYNPYGVARCWAGIWAVLNKNEIPEKLPESAEEILRDIKWSHRLGREPAANLLTTLADKWRGGEIRAEVRGHVQFLKGYGV; translated from the coding sequence ATGCTCCACGCGCCGCGTATGATTGCCGCCGAAATTTATCGCGGTTCATCCTATGGCCCCAAACATCCTTTGGGTATTCCGCGGGTATCGCTGGTTGTGGACATGGTTCATGCCCTGGGTTGGGTGGATGCGACGAATTATATTGTCGGGCCGCTTGCGACACCGGCGCAGCTGGCGCGTTTTCATGCGCCAGATTACATTGCCGCCGTGATGCAGGCCGAACGGGACCAGTCCCTGCCCGAAGATATGATGATGCGCTATAAGCTGGGCAAAAACGGAAATCCGATTTATCCGGAAATTTTCCGTCGTCCGGCGACATCGGCCGGATCATCCATTCTGGCAGCGGCACTTTTGAAGGATGGCGGCATTATCCATCATCCGGCGGGCGGCACCCATCACGGGCGCGCTGCCGAGGCATCGGGCTTCTGTTATTTCAACGATCCGGTATTGGGTATTTTAACCCTGCTGGATGGCGGGCTGGACCGGGTGCTGTATGTGGATATTGATGCCCATCACGGCGATGGTGTGCAGCTGGCCTTTGCCGATGATGACCGTGTTTTGACGGTATCGGTTCACCAGCAGGATTTGTGGCCCAAAACCGGGGCCGTAACAGACATTGCAGGCGGCATGGCGCGCAATCTGCCGGTTCCGGCCGGCATGAATGACGATGAAATGCGTTTTGTGCTGCATGAATATCTTTTGCCGCTGGCCAGGGATTTCAACCCCCAGGCCGTGGTAATGCAGTGCGGATGTGATGCTCTGGCAGAAGATCCGCAATCACGGCAGATGTTGGGGAATACATCTGTCTGGGAAGTGGTAAGGGAGTTTATGGATATTGCCCCGCGACTGATGGTGTTGGGTGGCGGTGGTTATAACCCCTATGGGGTGGCCCGATGCTGGGCCGGGATATGGGCAGTGCTGAATAAAAATGAAATTCCGGAAAAATTACCGGAATCAGCAGAAGAGATACTGCGTGACATAAAATGGTCGCATCGTCTTGGCAGAGAGCCGGCGGCCAACTTGTTAACGACCCTGGCCGATAAGTGGCGGGGTGGGGAGATACGGGCGGAAGTCCGTGGTCATGTGCAGTTTCTAAAAGGGTATGGGGTATGA
- a CDS encoding DUF192 domain-containing protein, with product MKSFVQTVFVFFCVSAAVMAGLNAKATGFERSRLLVDGQVFDVELALSPDERARGLMFRTQMDDENGMLFDFGQARDVSMWMKNTFISLDMLFIGQDGKIVGIAPRTVPKSEAIISSPRPVRFVLELNAGLAEKFDFKVGDTVDGLPR from the coding sequence ATGAAGTCTTTCGTTCAAACGGTGTTTGTATTTTTCTGTGTCAGTGCGGCGGTTATGGCTGGCCTGAATGCAAAAGCCACAGGTTTTGAGCGATCGCGCCTTCTGGTCGATGGACAGGTCTTTGACGTTGAACTTGCGCTCAGCCCCGATGAACGGGCGCGCGGTTTGATGTTCCGGACCCAGATGGACGATGAAAACGGCATGCTGTTTGATTTTGGCCAGGCGCGTGATGTGTCGATGTGGATGAAAAATACGTTCATCTCGCTTGATATGCTTTTTATCGGGCAGGATGGCAAAATTGTCGGTATTGCACCGCGCACGGTCCCGAAATCCGAAGCGATCATTTCATCGCCGCGCCCGGTCCGTTTCGTGCTGGAGCTGAATGCCGGTCTTGCCGAAAAATTCGATTTCAAGGTTGGCGACACCGTTGATGGCCTGCCGCGTTAA
- a CDS encoding ETC complex I subunit, with amino-acid sequence MKVRVFKPAKNAMQSGRAGTKHWVMEFEPRAQKLPDHLMGWIGSTDTRGQVRMEFETLEEAQAFAAKHNLIAEIEQPKSRKIQIKSYADNFAFKRVV; translated from the coding sequence ATGAAGGTTCGTGTTTTCAAACCCGCGAAAAATGCCATGCAGTCCGGTCGTGCCGGTACCAAGCATTGGGTCATGGAATTTGAACCGCGCGCTCAGAAACTGCCGGATCATCTGATGGGCTGGATCGGGTCAACCGATACCCGTGGTCAGGTCCGGATGGAATTTGAAACCCTGGAAGAAGCGCAGGCTTTCGCAGCAAAACATAATTTGATTGCTGAAATCGAACAGCCGAAAAGCCGCAAGATCCAGATCAAATCCTATGCCGACAATTTCGCATTCAAGCGCGTTGTCTGA